One window from the genome of Dehalococcoidales bacterium encodes:
- the tsaE gene encoding tRNA (adenosine(37)-N6)-threonylcarbamoyltransferase complex ATPase subunit type 1 TsaE, with amino-acid sequence MMCFDLTTHSPEETQELGRAMGALARPGDIFLLVGELGTGKTCLTQGIAWGLDIREYALSPTFVIMRELYGRLPLYHIDLYRLDNIEEVADLGLDDYLYGKGVCVVEWAEKGLSVMPPEHLLVDIKYLPGTERSFRLQPSGQRYREMLVEMRKTFPGTQER; translated from the coding sequence ATGATGTGCTTTGACCTGACCACGCACAGTCCGGAAGAAACCCAGGAACTCGGTAGAGCTATGGGGGCACTAGCCCGGCCGGGTGATATCTTCCTCCTCGTCGGGGAGCTGGGCACGGGCAAGACCTGCCTTACCCAGGGGATTGCCTGGGGACTGGACATCAGGGAATACGCACTGAGTCCTACCTTCGTTATCATGAGGGAGCTATACGGGCGGCTCCCCCTGTACCATATCGACCTTTACCGACTGGATAATATCGAGGAGGTTGCCGACCTCGGACTGGATGACTACCTGTACGGGAAAGGAGTCTGCGTGGTGGAATGGGCGGAGAAGGGCCTGAGCGTGATGCCACCGGAGCACCTGCTGGTGGATATTAAATACCTTCCCGGTACGGAGCGTAGCTTTCGGCTCCAGCCTTCCGGCCAGCGTTACCGGGAGATGCTGGTAGAGATGAGAAAGACCTTCCCCGGCACGCAGGAACGATAA
- the tsaB gene encoding tRNA (adenosine(37)-N6)-threonylcarbamoyltransferase complex dimerization subunit type 1 TsaB yields MQLAIDTSTDTASLALVRDGDVVAELTWRCGQNHTRQLLPNLEHLLRQFDLSPQALTGIIVARGPGSFNGLRVGISVAKGLAFSLGVPIVGISTLEVEAYQHAGTGLPVCPVFNAGRGEVATATYRRRRGRWLQLAPEHITTIESLCSGIASKTVLCGEYVTVIAEQLRQHLGSKAVIPSTTTGLRRAAFLAELGLKRLTAGDTDDPATLQPLYLRRPSITRAKHR; encoded by the coding sequence ATGCAGCTTGCCATAGATACTTCGACGGATACCGCCAGCCTGGCACTGGTCCGGGACGGCGACGTAGTCGCCGAGCTAACCTGGCGTTGCGGACAGAACCATACCCGGCAGTTGCTGCCCAACCTGGAGCACCTGCTGCGCCAGTTCGACTTGAGTCCGCAGGCATTGACCGGCATCATCGTTGCCCGGGGGCCGGGCAGCTTCAACGGACTGCGGGTCGGCATCAGTGTCGCCAAAGGACTGGCGTTCAGCCTGGGGGTTCCGATTGTCGGCATCAGTACCCTGGAAGTGGAAGCCTATCAGCACGCCGGGACCGGACTTCCCGTCTGTCCGGTATTCAACGCCGGCAGGGGAGAGGTAGCCACCGCCACGTACCGGCGCAGGAGAGGCAGGTGGCTCCAGCTTGCCCCGGAGCATATCACCACTATCGAGTCACTCTGTTCCGGTATCGCCTCAAAGACAGTGCTCTGTGGCGAGTACGTGACAGTAATTGCGGAGCAGTTGCGGCAGCACCTGGGGAGCAAGGCCGTCATCCCCTCGACAACAACCGGTCTGCGGCGGGCTGCTTTCCTCGCTGAACTCGGTCTCAAACGCCTGACAGCCGGCGACACCGATGACCCGGCTACCCTGCAGCCGCTCTACCTGCGCAGGCCGTCGATTACCAGGGCCAAGCACCGGTGA
- the ndk gene encoding nucleoside-diphosphate kinase, producing MERSLVLIKPDAMERGLGGAIIGRLQQQGLKLLALKMLHMDEALAKRHYAIHEGKPFFEDLVRYITSTPIIASVFEGENAVDTIRQAMGTTDPAKAEAGTIRAAYGLDIQRNATHASDAPETARVEIALFFTEDELFDC from the coding sequence ATGGAAAGGTCTCTGGTTCTGATTAAACCTGACGCTATGGAGAGGGGGCTGGGTGGTGCGATTATCGGGCGCTTGCAGCAGCAAGGGTTGAAGCTGCTGGCACTGAAGATGCTGCACATGGATGAGGCCCTGGCGAAACGACACTACGCCATCCATGAGGGCAAACCATTCTTCGAGGACCTGGTCAGGTACATCACGTCTACGCCCATAATCGCCAGTGTTTTCGAAGGTGAGAACGCCGTGGATACAATCCGGCAGGCGATGGGTACTACCGACCCGGCCAAAGCAGAAGCGGGCACGATACGGGCCGCCTACGGCCTGGATATCCAGCGGAACGCGACCCACGCTTCCGATGCGCCTGAGACTGCCCGGGTGGAGATTGCGCTGTTCTTCACCGAAGATGAGCTTTTCGACTGCTGA
- the rsfS gene encoding ribosome silencing factor, with translation MNRFLSGGRRLEGIEVARKAVEAASEKQASDVVLLDVDDICSFASYFVICSGESERQIAAIQGAIEETLKKEGLRPHHREGDLDSGWLLLDFGDVIVHIFAPAEREYYQLDELWSQAIPVVRIQ, from the coding sequence TTGAACAGGTTCTTATCCGGGGGTAGGCGTCTGGAAGGGATAGAGGTAGCACGGAAAGCAGTAGAAGCCGCCAGCGAAAAGCAGGCCTCTGATGTTGTTCTGCTCGATGTGGACGACATCTGTAGCTTCGCCAGCTACTTTGTGATATGCAGCGGCGAGAGCGAGAGGCAGATTGCTGCCATCCAAGGCGCGATTGAGGAGACATTGAAGAAAGAGGGCCTCAGACCCCACCACCGCGAGGGTGACCTGGACTCAGGCTGGCTCCTGCTCGACTTCGGAGACGTTATTGTGCACATCTTTGCCCCCGCCGAGCGTGAGTACTACCAGTTGGACGAACTATGGAGTCAGGCTATCCCCGTAGTCCGGATTCAGTGA
- a CDS encoding TIM barrel protein, giving the protein MAGLLFGTAGTPHSAEVQSTVGGIERAAELGLGCLEIEFVRGVHMGEAVAHGVAETAARSGIRLTAHAPYYINLNAREPDKVRASQERILKTARVGAMCGAVSVVFHAAFYMGDPPEQVYETVKKNLAEVLDELDAEGNRLWIRPEVMGKPSQFGDLEEILNLSVELERVAPCIDFAHYHARTGRYNSYGEFSAILSRIEERLGRAALDDMHIHAAGIAYGDKGERKHLDLEESDLAYGELMKALRDHDVKGVLVCESPNLEGDALLLQETYRGLEKAA; this is encoded by the coding sequence ATGGCAGGGTTGCTCTTCGGCACTGCCGGTACGCCCCATAGCGCGGAGGTTCAGTCTACCGTCGGTGGGATTGAGCGAGCAGCCGAGCTCGGGCTGGGCTGCCTGGAGATTGAATTTGTGCGGGGTGTCCACATGGGTGAGGCAGTTGCTCATGGGGTAGCCGAAACCGCTGCCCGGAGCGGGATAAGGCTGACTGCCCACGCTCCGTACTACATCAACCTCAATGCTCGCGAGCCGGACAAGGTAAGAGCCAGCCAGGAGAGAATTCTGAAGACCGCCCGTGTTGGTGCCATGTGTGGTGCAGTCAGCGTGGTCTTCCACGCCGCCTTCTACATGGGTGACCCGCCGGAGCAGGTCTACGAGACGGTGAAGAAAAATCTGGCTGAAGTGCTGGATGAGCTTGATGCGGAGGGTAACCGGTTGTGGATTCGACCGGAGGTGATGGGCAAGCCCAGCCAGTTCGGAGACCTGGAGGAGATACTGAATCTCTCCGTCGAGTTGGAAAGGGTCGCTCCCTGTATTGACTTTGCTCACTACCATGCCCGTACCGGCAGATACAACTCTTACGGTGAGTTCAGCGCCATCCTCTCGCGTATCGAGGAACGGCTGGGCAGGGCTGCCCTGGACGACATGCACATCCATGCTGCCGGTATTGCCTACGGCGACAAGGGAGAGAGGAAGCACCTGGACCTTGAGGAATCGGACCTGGCGTACGGTGAACTGATGAAGGCTCTCCGGGACCATGATGTCAAGGGGGTGCTGGTCTGTGAGAGTCCCAACCTGGAAGGGGATGCCCTGCTTCTGCAGGAGACCTACCGGGGCCTTGAGAAAGCGGCCTGA
- the ftsH gene encoding ATP-dependent zinc metalloprotease FtsH, whose protein sequence is MKPRWRRIGFLYLVILVAGVSLIAFALRGPQQSPQEIPLSEVIEKSQSGQIEKLVVEGEWLTITTRDGLEQDSYKGETSIFDIDTLVLDGVEVEFVAGGFNWASMLIGFLPLLLFGGLIFFLFFRARGANSQAMSFGRSRARLFPENKSTVTFDDVAGVDEAKQELTEVVDFLKSREKFQSLGARIPRGVLLVGPPGTGKTLLARAVAGEAEVPFFSISGSEFVEMFVGVGASRVRDLFDQAKKNTPCIIFIDEIDAVGRHRGAGLGGSHDEREQTLNQILTEMDGFDTNTSVIILAATNRPDILDPALLRPGRFDRRVILDRPDIVGRTAILKVHLKGKPLPESLDIEVLAKQTAGFSGADLANLVNEAAILAARRDKSTIELPEFEESIDRVIAGPERKSRRISPREKEITAYHEAGHALASKILPNVDPVRKVTIMPRGMAGGYTRLLEEDRSMYTRAQLKDRLAMLFAGHAAEELIFNERTTGAQVDIKQATDLARKMVVEFGMSDKLGPRTFGDKQEMVFLGREISEQKDYSEKYALEIDREINKLINDSYEIARRILTDNKAMLAKIAKKLLEQETLDGDEIDALFTEEERQLVPGIPVPASATPAEAAPKPKRKPRARKTPVVGPIFPEQSPATPD, encoded by the coding sequence ATGAAACCAAGGTGGCGCCGTATCGGTTTCCTGTACCTGGTAATCCTGGTTGCAGGGGTATCGCTGATTGCCTTTGCTCTACGTGGACCGCAACAGAGCCCACAGGAAATCCCGCTGAGTGAAGTTATTGAGAAATCGCAGAGTGGTCAGATAGAGAAGCTGGTTGTCGAGGGTGAATGGCTGACCATCACCACCCGGGATGGTCTGGAGCAGGATAGCTACAAGGGTGAGACCAGTATATTCGATATCGATACTCTCGTGCTTGACGGTGTGGAGGTAGAATTTGTAGCCGGCGGTTTCAACTGGGCGAGTATGCTGATTGGCTTCCTCCCTCTACTCCTGTTCGGCGGTCTGATATTCTTCCTGTTCTTTCGCGCCCGCGGTGCTAATAGCCAGGCAATGAGTTTCGGACGCAGCCGGGCCCGGCTGTTTCCGGAGAATAAGTCTACGGTGACCTTCGACGATGTTGCCGGTGTTGACGAGGCCAAGCAGGAACTCACCGAGGTGGTCGACTTCCTCAAGTCGCGTGAGAAGTTCCAGAGCCTGGGGGCACGCATCCCCAGGGGTGTGCTATTGGTCGGCCCGCCGGGAACCGGCAAGACGCTGCTCGCTCGGGCGGTGGCTGGTGAAGCTGAGGTGCCCTTCTTCTCCATAAGCGGTAGCGAGTTTGTTGAGATGTTTGTCGGTGTCGGTGCCTCCCGGGTGCGCGACCTCTTTGACCAGGCCAAGAAGAACACCCCCTGCATCATCTTTATTGACGAAATCGACGCCGTCGGGCGCCACCGTGGGGCCGGGCTTGGCGGTAGCCACGATGAGCGAGAGCAGACCCTGAACCAGATTCTGACCGAGATGGATGGGTTTGACACCAATACCAGTGTAATCATCCTGGCGGCAACCAATCGACCTGACATTCTTGACCCCGCCCTGCTGAGGCCCGGCCGGTTTGACCGGCGGGTTATCCTTGACCGCCCTGACATTGTTGGACGGACAGCCATCCTCAAGGTCCATCTCAAGGGTAAGCCGCTGCCGGAATCTCTCGATATCGAGGTGCTGGCGAAGCAGACCGCCGGTTTCAGCGGTGCCGACCTGGCCAACCTGGTCAACGAAGCCGCCATTCTCGCCGCCCGGCGAGACAAGAGCACAATCGAACTCCCCGAGTTTGAGGAGTCTATCGACCGCGTGATTGCCGGTCCGGAGCGGAAAAGCCGGCGAATCAGCCCCAGGGAGAAAGAGATAACCGCTTACCACGAAGCAGGTCATGCCCTTGCGTCCAAGATACTCCCCAATGTCGACCCGGTGCGGAAGGTAACCATAATGCCGCGTGGTATGGCCGGCGGTTATACCCGGCTTCTGGAGGAAGACCGCAGCATGTACACCCGTGCCCAGCTCAAGGATAGGCTGGCGATGCTGTTTGCCGGTCATGCGGCCGAGGAGCTAATCTTCAACGAAAGGACAACAGGAGCGCAGGTTGATATCAAGCAAGCCACCGATTTGGCCCGCAAGATGGTTGTCGAATTCGGTATGAGTGACAAGCTGGGACCGCGGACGTTCGGTGATAAGCAGGAGATGGTCTTCCTGGGTCGGGAAATCTCCGAGCAGAAGGACTACAGTGAAAAGTATGCCCTGGAGATTGACCGCGAGATTAACAAGCTTATCAATGACAGTTATGAAATCGCCAGGCGCATCCTCACAGATAACAAAGCGATGCTGGCCAAGATTGCTAAGAAGCTTCTAGAGCAGGAAACGCTGGACGGCGATGAAATAGACGCTCTGTTCACCGAAGAAGAGCGACAACTCGTACCTGGGATCCCGGTGCCGGCGAGCGCGACACCGGCTGAGGCTGCACCCAAACCCAAACGTAAGCCCAGGGCGAGGAAGACCCCCGTAGTGGGCCCCATCTTCCCCGAGCAGTCACCGGCCACACCGGACTAG
- a CDS encoding enoyl-CoA hydratase-related protein: MTEEKNSPLEIRSARWYREPLDYKEIIYESNHETHVVKITLNRPEKMNAMTHQLRAELFHALKFSELDNDINAIVIKGAGRCFSTGYDLGGDMGSDEPDLGSQYVDTCGLTHWARYVVQQWWQIWELSKVVIAQTHGYCLAGASELAAMCDLLVTTPDCKFGYPPMRSMGVDMLWFPWLLPMRKAQEMAFTGDSIPGEEAYRLGMANYCVPEEDIDEFTDTFAKRVALMPWQMATQYKRAIKKMYEMQGIRTSLETSALFAYHRVADSEYAREMGTMFMQLPLREYLDIRDKPYNDYRTAEQAILDRTRRESGKEEQASE; the protein is encoded by the coding sequence ATGACTGAAGAGAAAAACTCACCACTGGAGATACGTTCGGCGAGGTGGTACCGCGAACCGCTCGACTATAAAGAAATCATCTACGAGTCAAATCACGAGACCCACGTTGTCAAGATAACACTGAATCGCCCTGAGAAGATGAATGCCATGACCCATCAACTCCGTGCCGAGCTTTTCCACGCACTGAAATTCTCCGAACTGGACAACGATATCAACGCCATTGTCATCAAGGGAGCCGGGCGCTGCTTCAGCACCGGCTATGACCTCGGTGGCGACATGGGCAGTGATGAACCCGACCTGGGCTCCCAGTATGTCGATACCTGCGGGCTCACCCACTGGGCCCGGTACGTCGTACAGCAGTGGTGGCAAATCTGGGAGCTGTCAAAGGTAGTCATTGCCCAGACCCACGGATACTGCCTGGCCGGGGCCTCGGAACTGGCTGCCATGTGCGACCTGCTGGTGACTACCCCGGACTGCAAGTTCGGCTACCCGCCAATGAGGTCAATGGGCGTGGACATGCTCTGGTTCCCCTGGCTTCTGCCGATGAGAAAAGCCCAGGAGATGGCTTTCACCGGCGACAGCATTCCCGGCGAGGAAGCCTACCGGCTCGGTATGGCCAACTACTGCGTCCCCGAAGAAGATATCGATGAGTTCACCGACACCTTCGCCAAACGGGTCGCCCTGATGCCGTGGCAGATGGCTACCCAGTACAAGAGGGCCATCAAGAAGATGTACGAGATGCAGGGTATCAGGACCTCCCTGGAGACCAGTGCCCTGTTTGCATATCACCGCGTTGCCGACAGCGAGTACGCCAGAGAGATGGGAACGATGTTCATGCAGCTCCCACTCAGGGAATACCTGGACATCAGGGATAAGCCCTATAACGATTACCGAACGGCAGAACAGGCTATACTTGACCGCACCAGGAGAGAGTCCGGTAAAGAAGAGCAGGCGTCCGAATAG
- a CDS encoding peptide ABC transporter substrate-binding protein: MQLFSGLVRLDADLELVPDIARDWQVSKDGRTYTFRLRRGVKFHDGREVKAEDFVYSWQRACWPETGSQTAATYLGDIVGVGDVLAGEVREISGIRAVDDYTLEVAIDAPRSYFLYKLAYPTAFVVDKANVEAGGEWWRHPNGTGPFKLGDWVEDEKLELEWDPLYYGDVARLDSVVFHFLAGYPLNMYETDDIDVAGVSVSYIDRVTDEAGPFYSQLMIVPELSLGYLGFNTAAPPFDDVNVRRAFTQAVDKEKLATLVYRDMVQAAYGILPPGLPGHDEGLSGLEFNVEKARESIRASRYGDVSALPPITLTTSGWGGLIPGDLEAIISEWRQNLGVEVKVRQLEPQRYLYHLEEEMDDMYYLGWVADYPHPQNFLEVLFHSQAQYNYGQYRNTKVDALLYEAGTEQDNLRSLELYQQVERILVEDAACLPLWFGENYVLVKSRVWGYSLNPMGFASLNMVSVESK; this comes from the coding sequence ATGCAACTGTTCAGTGGCCTGGTGCGTCTGGACGCCGACCTGGAACTGGTACCGGATATTGCCCGGGACTGGCAGGTGAGCAAAGACGGCAGGACCTATACCTTCCGCCTGCGCCGGGGAGTGAAGTTCCACGACGGCCGGGAGGTCAAAGCGGAGGACTTTGTCTACTCCTGGCAGCGCGCCTGCTGGCCGGAGACGGGGTCGCAGACGGCGGCCACCTACCTGGGCGATATTGTTGGCGTCGGTGATGTGCTGGCAGGCGAGGTCCGGGAAATAAGTGGAATCAGGGCAGTCGACGACTACACCCTGGAGGTCGCGATAGACGCTCCGCGGTCGTATTTCCTCTACAAGCTGGCCTATCCTACAGCGTTCGTGGTGGATAAAGCCAATGTGGAGGCCGGGGGTGAGTGGTGGCGTCACCCCAATGGCACCGGTCCGTTCAAACTGGGCGATTGGGTGGAGGATGAGAAGCTGGAATTGGAGTGGGACCCGCTCTACTACGGTGATGTAGCCAGGTTGGACTCGGTGGTTTTCCATTTCCTGGCAGGCTACCCGCTAAACATGTATGAGACCGATGATATCGATGTCGCCGGGGTCTCTGTTTCTTATATCGACCGTGTCACCGATGAGGCCGGCCCTTTCTATTCCCAGCTTATGATAGTGCCTGAGCTCAGTCTCGGCTATCTCGGTTTCAATACCGCCGCTCCGCCGTTTGACGATGTCAACGTCCGCCGTGCTTTCACGCAGGCAGTGGACAAGGAGAAACTGGCCACGCTGGTATACCGGGACATGGTGCAGGCGGCGTACGGGATACTGCCGCCGGGGCTTCCCGGTCATGATGAAGGTCTATCCGGACTCGAATTCAACGTTGAAAAGGCGCGGGAGTCAATCAGAGCATCCCGGTACGGGGATGTATCGGCACTGCCACCGATAACGCTTACGACCAGCGGGTGGGGAGGGCTGATACCGGGCGACCTGGAGGCCATCATCAGCGAATGGCGGCAGAACCTGGGCGTGGAGGTGAAGGTGAGGCAACTGGAGCCGCAGAGGTACCTCTACCACCTCGAGGAAGAAATGGATGATATGTATTACCTGGGCTGGGTGGCCGACTACCCGCACCCGCAGAACTTCCTGGAAGTGCTGTTCCACAGCCAGGCCCAGTATAACTACGGCCAGTACCGAAATACTAAGGTCGATGCCCTTCTTTACGAGGCCGGCACCGAGCAGGACAACCTTCGGAGCCTGGAGCTATATCAGCAGGTGGAACGGATACTGGTGGAGGACGCCGCCTGTCTCCCGCTGTGGTTCGGGGAGAACTACGTGCTGGTCAAGTCCCGTGTCTGGGGATACAGCCTGAACCCGATGGGCTTTGCCAGCCTGAACATGGTGTCGGTGGAAAGTAAGTAG